A window of Citrus sinensis cultivar Valencia sweet orange chromosome 7, DVS_A1.0, whole genome shotgun sequence contains these coding sequences:
- the LOC102614190 gene encoding profilin-3, whose translation MSWQTYVDDHLMCDIDGHHLTSAAIVGHDGSVWAQSSNFPQFKPEEIAAIMKDFEEPGSLAPTGLHLGGTKYMVIQGEPGAVIRGKKGSGGVTVKKTGQALIFGIYDEPLTPGQCNMIVERLGDYLIDQGL comes from the exons ATGTCGTGGCAAACGTACGTTGATGATCACCTGATGTGCGATATCGACGGCCATCATCTCACCTCAGCTGCGATCGTCGGTCACGACGGCAGCGTTTGGGCCCAGAGCTCCAATTTCCCTCAG TTCAAGCCTGAAGAGATTGCTGCAatcatgaaagattttgaagaGCCCGGTTCTCTTGCCCCAACTGGTTTGCACCTTGGAGGCACCAAGTACATGGTAATCCAGGGTGAGCCTGGAGCTGTGATTCGTGGAAAAAAG GGTTCTGGTGGTGTCACCGTCAAGAAAACGGGCCAAGCCCTGATTTTTGGTATATACGATGAACCATTGACTCCAGGACAGTGCAACATGATCGTTGAGAGGTTGGGGGATTATCTCATTGATCAGGGCCTGTAG
- the LOC102613888 gene encoding protein OXIDATIVE STRESS 3 yields MLLMETQAGHQKQLLMGQHGRYKHAKQLEKHSSWTIMEGHDQATSSSSSLEDSSATNGSSTSSSDLVDDASSTNSSSASSNSNNGPLFELSELMAQLPIKRGLSKYYQGKSQSFTSLSRAMSIEDLAKKETPYRKKMKSCRSYGGGLDIKATISKKNSSSRGSFSSLSCSSAGKRGSFVGSNHNSRLPPIPAQKHF; encoded by the exons ATGCTTTTAATGGAAACTCAAGCTGGTCATCAGAAACAACTGTTGATGGGGCAACATGGTAGATATAAGCATGCAAAACAGCTTGAAAAACACAGCAGTTGGACGATAATGGAAGGTCATGATCAAGCTACCTCATCGTCATCATCTCTTGAAGATTCAAGTGCTACCAATGGTTCATCTACATCTTCATCAGACTTGGTTGATGATGCATCTtcaacaaattcttcttctgctTCTTCAAATTCTAATAATGGACCCTTGTTTGAATTATCTGAGCTCATGGCACAACTACCCATCAA GAGGGGACTTTCTAAATATTATCAAGGCAAGTCTCAGTCGTTTACATCTTTGTCAAGGGCAATGAGCATAGAAGACTTGGCCAAGAAGGAAACTCCAtacagaaagaaaatgaagtcaTGTAGAAGTTATGGGGGTGGCTTGGATATCAAAGCCACCATTTCAAAGAAAAACTCATCTTCAAGAggttccttttcttctttgtcttGTTCATCAGCAGGCAAAAGAGGAAGTTTTGTAGGTAGTAATCATAATAGTAGGCTTCCTCCAATTCCTGCGCAAAAGCACTTTTGA
- the LOC102613592 gene encoding uncharacterized protein LOC102613592 isoform X2: MDASDRTRISSSTPIKRSSTPKSLSSATDENDLSYQQMGISLQNSKKPMTKHFMSPTISASSKAIAPRKKVLAERNENADNSVLSVNVDSSLSPYDPLPNYPSPRPKFLRYKPNRRREIFLRCENEANGSISLSCKKDEKADFVCVSQEGEERDEGEGEVEEEKEEEEEKEGFLRRVLKLMLVLALLVSSTMYISFMNSPKASPTLQAMEDFKDGYLKIYDHAYGAMRRLGGEDHLLKIVGLKEILKKFEIGNEFLDIHMGLMTVNQTVILGECIEEELAKDFHFGLVEETSDNLGEVVELEAGEREHVSDHGKTKTEEISDKMFENFELKGTESIDKAESLLDNQMPTVSNAFDPENEQVIEPVPEVNSVEAGAGEMVEIGMTNIENDEAGEVSMTERVDNEISSFEILNFEADGELKEGLAEPIETDTMFETVIGLTMVFAIIAPLALAFHRKGKWNATKDASPIIKPCITQSGVAERCGYVLPNEREEQIKRVDPFVSPPVSSINSTMEDSEDIIQSRAPAVELLGEFVVGEISSSFRNRAMKEMEESEVSNYSVSLDKGFGSSSVLYHAPLDFSELSFTNISLSHEDFTPQKKTMKKEDGRYGEANNVSTTPVRRSSRIRNRAVTSP; the protein is encoded by the exons ATGGACGCTTCTGATCGCACTAGAATCTCATCATCAACGCCCATCAAACGTTCTTCAACTCCAAAATCCTTATCATCTGCTACCG ATGAGAATGACCTAAGCTATCAACAAATGGGTATAAGTTtgcaaaattcaaagaaaccAATGACAAAGCATTTCATGTCACCAACAATATCAGCATCTTCAAAAGCCATTGCTCCAAGAAAGAAAGTTTTAGCTGAAAGGAATGAAAACGCTGATAATTCTGTTTTATCTGTTAATGTTGACTCATCTTTGAGCCCTTATGACCCTTTACCCAATTATCCTTCACCGAGGCCTAAGTTTCTAAGGTACAAGCCTAATAGGCGTAGagagatttttttaagatgtgAAAACGAGGCCAATGGAAGTATCTCCTTGTCTTGTAAGAAAGACGAGAAGGCTGATTTCGTTTGTGTTTCTCAAGAAGGTGAAGAACGTGATGAGGGAGAAGGGGAAGTTGAGGAGGagaaggaggaggaggaggagaaaGAAGGGTTTTTGAGAAGGGTTTTGAAGTTAATGCTTGTATTGGCTCTTTTGGTCAGCTCTACTATGTATATTTCTTTCATGAACTCTCCTAAAGCTTCACCAACTTTACAAGCTATGGAGGATTTTAAAGATGGGTATCTTAAGATTTATGATCATGCATATGGAGCAATGAGGAGACTTGGGGGCGAAGATCACTTATTGAAGATAGTAGGCCTTAAggaaattttgaagaaatttgagaTTGGTAATGAGTTCTTGGATATCCATATGGGCTTAATGACGGTGAATCAGACAGTTATACTTGGTGAATGCATTGAGGAAGAGCTGGCTAAAGATTTTCACTTTGGGTTAGTAGAAGAAACTAGTGATAATTTAGGTGAAGTGGTAGAGCTTGAGGCCGGAGAAAGAGAACATGTTTCTGATCATGGAAAAACTAAAACAGAAGAAATTTCGGATAAAATGtttgagaattttgagttgaaAGGGACAGAAAGTATAGACAAGGCTGAATCTTTACTTGATAATCAGATGCCAACAGTGTCTAATGCTTTTGATCCAGAAAATGAGCAAGTAATTGAACCAGTACCAGAAGTTAACAGTGTGGAAGCTGGGGCCGGAGAAATGGTTGAAATTGGAATGACCAATATTGAAAATGACGAGGCCGGTGAAGTTAGCATGACAGAGAGGGTGGACAATGAAATTAGTAGCTTTGAGATTCTCAATTTTGAAGCCGACGGTGAGTTGAAAGAGGGGCTTGCTGAGCCCATTGAAACTGATACAATGTTTGAGACTGTAATTGGGTTAACCATGGTTTTCGCAATTATTGCACCTTTGGCGTTAGCTTTTCACCGCAAGGGGAAGTGGAATGCTACAAAGGATGCTTCTCCTATCATAAAGCCCTGCATTACTCAATCTGGGGTAGCCGAGAGATGTGGTTATGTTCTCCCAAATGAGAGGGAGGAGCAAATCAAGCGTGTTGATCCATTCGTCAGTCCTCCTGTTTCTTCGATTAATTCCACAATGGAGGATTCTGAAGACATTATTCAAAGCCGCGCACCAGCTGTTGAGTTGCTTGGTGAATTTGTGGTGGGAGAAATTAGTAGCTCTTTCAGAAACCGTGCCATGAAAGAGATGGAAGAAAGCGAAGTCAGCAACTATTCTGTCTCCTTGGACAAGGGATTTGGCAGCAGCTCAGTTCTTTACCATGCCCCATTGGATTTCTCAGAGCTCTCATTCACAAATATTTCCCTGTCTCATGAGGACTTTACTCCTCAGAAGAAGACGATGAAAAAAGAG GATGGTAGATATGGAGAGGCCAACAACGTTTCTACAACTCCAGTGAGGCGATCAAGCAGGATCCGAAATCGCGCAGTCACTTCCCCTTGA
- the LOC102613592 gene encoding uncharacterized protein LOC102613592 isoform X1, which produces MDASDRTRISSSTPIKRSSTPKSLSSATGTDENDLSYQQMGISLQNSKKPMTKHFMSPTISASSKAIAPRKKVLAERNENADNSVLSVNVDSSLSPYDPLPNYPSPRPKFLRYKPNRRREIFLRCENEANGSISLSCKKDEKADFVCVSQEGEERDEGEGEVEEEKEEEEEKEGFLRRVLKLMLVLALLVSSTMYISFMNSPKASPTLQAMEDFKDGYLKIYDHAYGAMRRLGGEDHLLKIVGLKEILKKFEIGNEFLDIHMGLMTVNQTVILGECIEEELAKDFHFGLVEETSDNLGEVVELEAGEREHVSDHGKTKTEEISDKMFENFELKGTESIDKAESLLDNQMPTVSNAFDPENEQVIEPVPEVNSVEAGAGEMVEIGMTNIENDEAGEVSMTERVDNEISSFEILNFEADGELKEGLAEPIETDTMFETVIGLTMVFAIIAPLALAFHRKGKWNATKDASPIIKPCITQSGVAERCGYVLPNEREEQIKRVDPFVSPPVSSINSTMEDSEDIIQSRAPAVELLGEFVVGEISSSFRNRAMKEMEESEVSNYSVSLDKGFGSSSVLYHAPLDFSELSFTNISLSHEDFTPQKKTMKKEDGRYGEANNVSTTPVRRSSRIRNRAVTSP; this is translated from the exons ATGGACGCTTCTGATCGCACTAGAATCTCATCATCAACGCCCATCAAACGTTCTTCAACTCCAAAATCCTTATCATCTGCTACCG GTACAGATGAGAATGACCTAAGCTATCAACAAATGGGTATAAGTTtgcaaaattcaaagaaaccAATGACAAAGCATTTCATGTCACCAACAATATCAGCATCTTCAAAAGCCATTGCTCCAAGAAAGAAAGTTTTAGCTGAAAGGAATGAAAACGCTGATAATTCTGTTTTATCTGTTAATGTTGACTCATCTTTGAGCCCTTATGACCCTTTACCCAATTATCCTTCACCGAGGCCTAAGTTTCTAAGGTACAAGCCTAATAGGCGTAGagagatttttttaagatgtgAAAACGAGGCCAATGGAAGTATCTCCTTGTCTTGTAAGAAAGACGAGAAGGCTGATTTCGTTTGTGTTTCTCAAGAAGGTGAAGAACGTGATGAGGGAGAAGGGGAAGTTGAGGAGGagaaggaggaggaggaggagaaaGAAGGGTTTTTGAGAAGGGTTTTGAAGTTAATGCTTGTATTGGCTCTTTTGGTCAGCTCTACTATGTATATTTCTTTCATGAACTCTCCTAAAGCTTCACCAACTTTACAAGCTATGGAGGATTTTAAAGATGGGTATCTTAAGATTTATGATCATGCATATGGAGCAATGAGGAGACTTGGGGGCGAAGATCACTTATTGAAGATAGTAGGCCTTAAggaaattttgaagaaatttgagaTTGGTAATGAGTTCTTGGATATCCATATGGGCTTAATGACGGTGAATCAGACAGTTATACTTGGTGAATGCATTGAGGAAGAGCTGGCTAAAGATTTTCACTTTGGGTTAGTAGAAGAAACTAGTGATAATTTAGGTGAAGTGGTAGAGCTTGAGGCCGGAGAAAGAGAACATGTTTCTGATCATGGAAAAACTAAAACAGAAGAAATTTCGGATAAAATGtttgagaattttgagttgaaAGGGACAGAAAGTATAGACAAGGCTGAATCTTTACTTGATAATCAGATGCCAACAGTGTCTAATGCTTTTGATCCAGAAAATGAGCAAGTAATTGAACCAGTACCAGAAGTTAACAGTGTGGAAGCTGGGGCCGGAGAAATGGTTGAAATTGGAATGACCAATATTGAAAATGACGAGGCCGGTGAAGTTAGCATGACAGAGAGGGTGGACAATGAAATTAGTAGCTTTGAGATTCTCAATTTTGAAGCCGACGGTGAGTTGAAAGAGGGGCTTGCTGAGCCCATTGAAACTGATACAATGTTTGAGACTGTAATTGGGTTAACCATGGTTTTCGCAATTATTGCACCTTTGGCGTTAGCTTTTCACCGCAAGGGGAAGTGGAATGCTACAAAGGATGCTTCTCCTATCATAAAGCCCTGCATTACTCAATCTGGGGTAGCCGAGAGATGTGGTTATGTTCTCCCAAATGAGAGGGAGGAGCAAATCAAGCGTGTTGATCCATTCGTCAGTCCTCCTGTTTCTTCGATTAATTCCACAATGGAGGATTCTGAAGACATTATTCAAAGCCGCGCACCAGCTGTTGAGTTGCTTGGTGAATTTGTGGTGGGAGAAATTAGTAGCTCTTTCAGAAACCGTGCCATGAAAGAGATGGAAGAAAGCGAAGTCAGCAACTATTCTGTCTCCTTGGACAAGGGATTTGGCAGCAGCTCAGTTCTTTACCATGCCCCATTGGATTTCTCAGAGCTCTCATTCACAAATATTTCCCTGTCTCATGAGGACTTTACTCCTCAGAAGAAGACGATGAAAAAAGAG GATGGTAGATATGGAGAGGCCAACAACGTTTCTACAACTCCAGTGAGGCGATCAAGCAGGATCCGAAATCGCGCAGTCACTTCCCCTTGA